Below is a genomic region from bacterium.
CCCTTGTTAATTCATTTAGGATTTTAACCCCCATAACAGGTACTATCCCCGCATCCGCCCTTTTATCGCTGGGAGCGAGCACAGGTTCCGGGATAAAGGAATCTTGGGTTGTCTTTATGGCTATTTCGGGCAAATTATTAGGCACCGAAAGTAACGCCACTGCATAGTCTGTTCTTGCTTCAGAGATGGCGATAGAATTACACCCTTGCCATAACATTAAGCTCACTGTGTCTGAGGAACTGCCGCATAAAACAGCGTCTGCTTTTGGCAATGAATTAGTTATCGTCACCGTTGAGCTTGCCGAATTAGCTAACTCCAATACAGCTTTGTTTTCGGTTGCAGGGGATATTGGTTCGAATTTATTTGCCTGACCAGAAGCAACTTGTGGTCCTAAGCCGCTTAATAACACGCTGGTTATAGCAATGATTTTGTATAATATCTGTCTCATTATTCTGTAGGTGCTGCTACTTGATCCCCGGCGACTTGAGGAATAATTGTTTCTATCGGCTGGCCTTTATCCTTATAGATAACCGTGGTCATCTCTACTGCATCATTATTCTTCAAATTACTTAAAATGAACATGCTCGAAGCAGCAATTGCCAAAACCATCGCTAGGGCCGGCCATAACCAGACTATCTTTGTATCATTCGGGCGATATGTTTCTATGGGATCGGCAAACTCGAGCATGTCGACGCCTGATTGATGGGAATTTGTGATGCCCAGGCTCGGCACATATTGACTGCGCAGATCTGTACGCCCTTGCAAAATCTGCTCATGGCGCATCAGCATTTCTTTTTGCTGTTCCTGTTCTGCGGCAACCCTCTTTACCAAACCGGACATCTGCAACACATCGGTGCGCAGCTCTTCCAGGCGCATCTTGGTTACTAAAGTTTGCAGGCTATGATGAGAACGAGCCGCTTGCGGACGCTGCTCTAAACGAATAGGAACGCTGTTCACTTCGCTAATCAAGTAATTAGAAGTCACAACCGGGGACTCCTGGACTCCGCTTTGCGTCTCCCCTTCTTGCGTGTCAGCTGCCATAGGTTCGATTGCTACAGACTCGGGCTGAATAAATTCTGCGACATCAGATGCTGCAGGATTGCTTAACAAGGATTGAATCTCGGACTGCGTCGTATACCAGTTGCGGCCTATTTTTGCAGCTCGCAACTTACCAAGCCGACAAAGCTGTCCTAAATAATCCTGGTGGTAGCCAGAGATTTGGGCAGCTTGGGATAAAGATATCCTGTGAGGGAATTGGGTTTTGATGAGGATTGAATCCACTTTTACTTTTGTTTCAGCCAGTTTTGGCATATTGCAAAACTCTGTCATTAAATATTTAGCAACAAGGTTTTACTATGAGGTTTACCGAATTATTATAGCACATTTGGGTGCTTTGTGTCAGGTTTTGTGAACTTATCTAACTTTTTATACTTGACGGATATAGATATTAAAATGTATGATGATTTTGCGTTAAATTTTTAAACATTCAGACAAACATGCCACGCCCCCTCTCTCCATTCTCACAACAAATTCTTCTGCATTTGCAAGACACCGGTCCACAGATGCTGCACAAGCTGTATGAAAAGTTCGGAGACAAAGCCAGCAAGAAAAAAATTTATGACACCATGTTTCGCTTAGTATCTCAAGGTGTTGTAAATTTGCAATCCGACCGTTACAGCGTTAGCGAAGATGCCAGTATTCTAATGCACACCATCAGCAAAGAGCGCGACGGCATCTGGAAAATGGTTATCTTCGATATCCCAGAAACCCAGCGCCAGGTTCGCAATGTACTGCGCGCCAAGCTTATCTCTTTAGGGTTCAAAAAATGGCAGAACAGCATTTGGATGTCGCCTTACACCTTGGCTCCAGAGATTGAAGAAGAATTAAACCAACTTGCAAAAAAATTCTTTATCCGCTTAATCAAAACTTCCGACATCAACGACACCACCGACCTCGAAAAACTGTTTAGAGAATAGTTGTATTGTTGAAAAATAGAAAAGCATTACTTTAAGCGTACTTCATCGCCCAGCTGCCATTTGCGAAAGCAAATGAACAGCGTAGCGATTCGGGAGCGCAAGTAATGCTTTTTTATCTTATATCTACCAATCCAAAGTTCCGCCGGTCTTATATTCAATCACGCGAGTTTCGAAAAAGTTCTTTTCTTTGTTTAAGTCTACCGCTTCACTCATCCAAGGAAACGGATTCTCTACATTAAATTGTGGAGGTAAACCAATACTGCTCAGACGACGGTCAGCAATATGCTCGATATACTGCCTAAAGCCATCGGCGTTCATGCCAAAAATTCCTTTCGGAAATACTGTCTGGGCGAAAGTGTATTCCAACACTGCTGCTTCTTTAACCAAACTAATGATCTTCTCTTGGAATTCCGGAGTCCAAATTTCCGGCTGTTCCTGACGAATAGTATTAATCAAGTAGATGCCGAAGTTTAAGTGCATAGATTCGTCGCGCATAATGTACTGAATCTGCTCGGCACTGCCAACCATCTTCTTTTGGCGTTGGAACCCGAACATTACGGCGAAGGCGCTATAGAAGAAGATTCCTTCCATGATGAGAGAGAAAACGACAATATTCTCCACAAACTTCTGATCTGCTTCCAAAGTGCCTGTTTTAAAATCTGGATTAAAGATGCCTTCGTTAAAAGTGAGTACAAAAGAAGCTTTGTTATAAATAGAATCGATCTCGCGGTACATGTTGAAGATCTTGCCTTCATCCATTCCCAAGCTCTCTACGATATATTGGTAAGCGTGAGTGTGAATGGCTTCTTCGTAAGCCTGGCGAAGCAGGTACATGCGAATTTCCGGGGAGGTCACGTGCTTGTATGCGGCCATGACGATATTGTTAGCAGCAATGGAATCTGCGGTCGTAAAGAATCCTAGTACGGTCTCGAAGGCCTGGCGTTCGTCATCGGTGATTACTCCAGGGTTCTTCCATTGTTCGATGTCGAGCTGCATGCCGATTTCGGTAGGCAGCCAATGGTTTGCATTAGCGGCCAAGTAGGAATCCCAAGCATAAGTATGCTTCATCGGGTAAAGCTGAATTACGTCGGCATCCTTACCATTAATAACTCGGCGGTCATTGATGTTTACTCGTTTGTCTGTTTTTGTGATGGGCATTGTGATTCAGAAATTAATGGTAACAATTATTGGCAGGATTCACAGCTTGGATCATCCAAGCGGCAAAGCTTGAAATCGGCTTGAGATAGAGACGGGCCGCTGGCGGTAGCTGGTTCGTTCTGAGTGAGGCCCAGCATCGCTCCCAAAGTTGCACTGCTTGCCTGTTCTGGCTCGACTTTGATAGTAACAGATTCTTCTACAATTTGAGTTTCTTGCGGGGTGCTGATGCTAGATACGACTGTTTCGGTGATTACAGCGCTAGGGGCTGGTGCTGAAGCAGGCGCACTTGCGGCGAATGGGCTAGCTGCTGCCATGGCGATTTCCGGAACAGGCTGCTGCGCCGGAATAGTCTGCGGCTGTTCGCTCACTGCATCGGCTGGCGCAGAACCGCCGCGGACATGAGTATTGCCAAACTCCGAAGTATTGACTGTAGACTTCTCTACCTGAGAGGCAGCCATAGAACGCAAGTAGTAGGTCGTCTTTACACCCATATCCCAAGCGTACAAATAGATATCGTTAATATCTTTACCGGATTTGCCGGCGTAGAAAATATTTAAGGACTGGCTTTGATCGATCCATTTGCCACGATAAGCTGCGGCCTTAATGAGCCAGCGAGGATCGATTTCGAATACTTCCTTATACCTGTCTTTAAGATCCTGAGG
It encodes:
- a CDS encoding helix-turn-helix domain-containing protein, with amino-acid sequence MPKLAETKVKVDSILIKTQFPHRISLSQAAQISGYHQDYLGQLCRLGKLRAAKIGRNWYTTQSEIQSLLSNPAASDVAEFIQPESVAIEPMAADTQEGETQSGVQESPVVTSNYLISEVNSVPIRLEQRPQAARSHHSLQTLVTKMRLEELRTDVLQMSGLVKRVAAEQEQQKEMLMRHEQILQGRTDLRSQYVPSLGITNSHQSGVDMLEFADPIETYRPNDTKIVWLWPALAMVLAIAASSMFILSNLKNNDAVEMTTVIYKDKGQPIETIIPQVAGDQVAAPTE
- a CDS encoding ribonucleotide-diphosphate reductase subunit beta, whose amino-acid sequence is MPITKTDKRVNINDRRVINGKDADVIQLYPMKHTYAWDSYLAANANHWLPTEIGMQLDIEQWKNPGVITDDERQAFETVLGFFTTADSIAANNIVMAAYKHVTSPEIRMYLLRQAYEEAIHTHAYQYIVESLGMDEGKIFNMYREIDSIYNKASFVLTFNEGIFNPDFKTGTLEADQKFVENIVVFSLIMEGIFFYSAFAVMFGFQRQKKMVGSAEQIQYIMRDESMHLNFGIYLINTIRQEQPEIWTPEFQEKIISLVKEAAVLEYTFAQTVFPKGIFGMNADGFRQYIEHIADRRLSSIGLPPQFNVENPFPWMSEAVDLNKEKNFFETRVIEYKTGGTLDW